The following are encoded in a window of Bacillus sp. SORGH_AS_0510 genomic DNA:
- a CDS encoding antibiotic biosynthesis monooxygenase encodes MNAYITAGTIDFLKKIEAKYPNETMVTMVNQNNALLFHETPGETVFNEPREFEELLSIGEINKEGFVVMNNVPVTDEGRPLFEHQVKNQFMQVKNQQGFLALRVLRPLTANTYVILNVWKSEANYQGWQSSESFFDVNKMTGTDSQAKLFSSAPYSSKYMITE; translated from the coding sequence TTGAATGCATATATAACTGCAGGAACCATCGATTTCTTAAAAAAAATTGAGGCCAAGTATCCTAATGAAACAATGGTGACAATGGTTAATCAAAACAATGCTTTATTGTTTCATGAAACACCTGGTGAAACTGTTTTTAATGAGCCTCGTGAATTTGAAGAATTACTATCAATCGGAGAGATCAACAAAGAAGGTTTTGTTGTGATGAACAACGTACCAGTGACAGACGAAGGTCGTCCCTTATTTGAGCATCAAGTAAAAAATCAATTCATGCAAGTAAAAAATCAACAAGGATTTTTAGCCCTAAGAGTCCTCCGTCCCTTAACCGCTAATACTTATGTCATCCTAAACGTGTGGAAAAGCGAAGCCAATTATCAAGGCTGGCAATCCTCTGAGTCATTTTTCGACGTTAATAAGATGACAGGAACAGACTCCCAAGCCAAGCTCTTTTCGAGCGCACCATATTCAAGCAAATATATGATAACGGAATAA
- a CDS encoding phosphatase PAP2 family protein, with translation MKTKSKVNFSFIFMGLVVLFALFTTIKVATHSIFWMDDKIAGLFSHVPNPLIPFFINLTEMGDKKGIGVVAILMLVWLLLKNRNYLGAAVFALSVAIGNEISKILKDYFARPRPDLEHLVEVKSYSFPSGHAMVGMTVYFLIAYLLIEATASKTAKIIIGACAAILLLLIGASRVILHVHYPSDVLGGYALGYIWVSFSIMIYSYFKKRTK, from the coding sequence ATGAAGACCAAAAGCAAAGTGAACTTTTCTTTTATTTTTATGGGGCTCGTGGTGTTATTCGCATTATTTACGACCATTAAAGTAGCAACACACAGTATTTTTTGGATGGATGATAAGATAGCTGGACTATTTTCACATGTACCAAATCCCTTGATTCCATTTTTTATAAACCTGACTGAAATGGGTGATAAAAAAGGAATTGGGGTAGTCGCCATACTAATGTTAGTCTGGTTATTATTGAAAAATAGAAATTATCTCGGAGCGGCTGTTTTTGCCTTATCGGTTGCAATAGGTAATGAAATTAGTAAAATACTCAAGGATTATTTTGCACGCCCAAGACCAGATCTAGAGCATCTTGTTGAGGTGAAAAGCTACAGCTTCCCAAGTGGTCATGCTATGGTTGGGATGACTGTGTACTTTCTCATTGCCTATTTATTAATTGAGGCAACAGCTTCAAAAACGGCAAAAATCATTATCGGGGCCTGTGCTGCCATATTACTTCTTTTAATTGGTGCAAGTCGAGTGATTTTACATGTCCATTATCCATCAGATGTCTTGGGGGGCTACGCATTAGGATACATATGGGTGTCATTCTCGATTATGATTTATTCTTACTTTAAAAAAAGGACCAAATAG
- a CDS encoding M20 family metallopeptidase: MVTIRRYLHQHPELSFKEYQTAEFIQNYYKKLNIEVKSNVGGNGVVAKVYGKLPGKTVALRADFDALPIQDEKDVPYKSLVPGVMHACGHDGHTATLLVLAKAINECKDDLKGTYVFIHQHAEEYAPGGAASMIEDGCLDGVDVIFGTHLWASEPTGTIQYRTGPIMAAADRFEIEIQGQGGHGAQPHKTKDAIVTASQLVLNLQQIVSRKVNPVDAAVVTVASFAAQNAFNVIADKAKLVGTVRTFNEEIREFIEKEMERVIYGTCYTSDCTYKYNFFRGYPAVVNHATETEFLQTCAQLVPEVKTIEETEPQMGGEDFAYYLQKVPGTFFYTGAKPLGEQPTYPHHHPKFDIDENAMLIAAKTLGTAALKIHENE, from the coding sequence ATGGTCACTATCCGACGTTATCTGCACCAGCATCCAGAACTATCCTTTAAGGAATATCAAACAGCAGAATTTATTCAAAACTATTATAAAAAGCTAAATATTGAAGTAAAAAGTAACGTAGGTGGAAATGGCGTCGTTGCAAAAGTGTATGGAAAACTACCTGGAAAAACAGTTGCACTTCGGGCAGATTTTGACGCACTCCCTATCCAAGACGAAAAGGATGTACCATACAAGTCATTAGTTCCTGGCGTCATGCACGCCTGCGGCCATGATGGACATACAGCCACACTTCTAGTTCTGGCTAAAGCAATAAATGAGTGCAAAGATGATCTTAAAGGAACCTATGTTTTCATTCATCAACACGCTGAAGAATATGCCCCAGGTGGAGCTGCTTCCATGATTGAGGATGGCTGTTTAGATGGTGTAGACGTCATCTTCGGAACTCATTTATGGGCAAGTGAACCTACTGGTACCATACAATACAGAACAGGACCAATTATGGCAGCAGCTGACCGTTTTGAAATTGAAATTCAAGGCCAAGGAGGACATGGTGCACAGCCACATAAAACAAAGGATGCTATTGTCACTGCTTCCCAGCTTGTTCTAAACCTACAACAAATTGTTAGTCGAAAGGTGAATCCAGTGGATGCAGCAGTTGTGACCGTTGCGTCATTTGCCGCTCAGAATGCTTTTAATGTGATTGCAGATAAAGCGAAACTCGTCGGAACCGTCCGAACCTTTAATGAAGAAATAAGAGAATTTATTGAAAAAGAAATGGAACGTGTGATTTATGGAACATGCTATACCTCTGACTGCACCTATAAATATAATTTTTTCAGAGGCTATCCTGCTGTCGTTAATCATGCAACTGAAACAGAATTTCTCCAAACCTGTGCCCAATTGGTTCCAGAGGTAAAAACAATCGAAGAAACAGAACCACAAATGGGTGGCGAAGATTTCGCCTATTATTTACAAAAAGTCCCTGGCACCTTCTTCTACACAGGAGCCAAACCACTAGGTGAGCAACCAACCTATCCACATCATCATCCAAAATTTGATATCGATGAAAATGCGATGTTAATTGCCGCCAAAACCCTTGGGACCGCTGCATTAAAGATACACGAAAATGAGTAA
- a CDS encoding EcsC family protein translates to MNEYELKVYEEVEEWKRKLNRRSGMMNRISKKAQMKFNEWIPEKVHEVMTESIKGMVKATLFGSKVTTKKGQAKGLSLLERDELVRRKISTYQKTAIVEGAGTGAGGILLGLADFPLLLTIKMKFLFEAAEVYGFNTNQYEERLFVLHIFQLAFSSDEIRRSTLYEIENWEERKQVLVEMDWRKFQQEYRDYIDLAKMLQLVPGIGAFVGAYANNNLMKHLGETAMNVYRLRLLQKAPEL, encoded by the coding sequence TTGAATGAATATGAGCTGAAGGTATATGAAGAAGTGGAAGAATGGAAAAGAAAATTAAATAGACGGTCTGGAATGATGAATCGGATCTCAAAGAAAGCACAAATGAAATTTAATGAATGGATACCGGAAAAGGTTCATGAGGTAATGACCGAGAGTATTAAAGGAATGGTAAAAGCTACGTTATTTGGTTCAAAGGTTACAACAAAAAAAGGCCAGGCAAAAGGGTTATCACTCCTAGAGAGAGATGAATTGGTTCGAAGAAAAATATCCACATATCAGAAAACAGCCATTGTTGAAGGGGCTGGAACCGGTGCGGGTGGAATCCTCCTCGGGCTTGCTGATTTCCCATTGCTTCTAACAATCAAAATGAAGTTTTTGTTTGAAGCAGCTGAAGTGTATGGCTTTAACACCAATCAATATGAAGAGAGACTTTTTGTCCTTCACATTTTCCAACTGGCTTTTTCTAGTGATGAAATCCGCAGAAGTACACTTTATGAAATTGAAAATTGGGAAGAACGAAAACAGGTACTGGTAGAAATGGATTGGCGGAAATTTCAACAGGAGTATCGTGATTATATTGACTTAGCAAAAATGCTGCAGCTTGTTCCAGGGATTGGGGCTTTTGTTGGAGCCTATGCCAATAATAATTTAATGAAACACTTAGGTGAAACGGCCATGAATGTCTATCGTTTAAGATTGCTGCAAAAAGCCCCTGAACTTTGA
- a CDS encoding ABC transporter permease, with product MFDDKKLWKDRAGGRVKDLGRYLRYIFNGHLVIVLLFLIGTAAYYYQQWIEALSSDFPAEIIIAILIGLFLTYSPVYNFLLEADKVYILPLEEKLKGYFFRSGVASFVFQGYILLMVLAVLIPMYAHVNSSGFRLFIPFFVVLLGLKVWNLAASWRIHYFVQTSVHRWDMVVRYLINTVCTFLLFKQANIFILLILVVVMAFYYRTFYVRTKKMGLKWDLLIEQEEKRMASFYRLANLFTDVPKLKDTVKRRKWLDWLISSIPFSQEKTYLYLYSRAFLRSSDYLGLFIRLTVIGAIAIYFISFGLGQILLGILFLYLTGFQLLPLWNHHQNKLWVDLYPVPENNKTEAFHFLLMRVLSAEAVIFSLFIALKGEFLNSLVALIAGLIFSYVFVYLYSKNRIKA from the coding sequence ATGTTTGATGATAAAAAGCTGTGGAAGGACCGTGCGGGAGGTCGTGTTAAGGATTTAGGGAGATACCTGCGTTATATATTCAACGGGCATCTGGTGATTGTCTTGTTGTTCCTGATTGGAACGGCTGCTTATTACTATCAACAATGGATTGAGGCACTATCTTCCGATTTCCCTGCAGAAATTATAATCGCTATTTTGATCGGGTTATTTTTAACTTACAGTCCAGTTTACAATTTTTTACTTGAAGCAGATAAGGTGTATATTTTACCTCTAGAAGAGAAATTAAAAGGGTATTTTTTCCGTTCGGGAGTAGCAAGTTTTGTTTTCCAGGGGTACATTCTTTTAATGGTACTAGCTGTACTCATACCAATGTATGCCCATGTGAACAGTAGTGGATTCCGCTTATTTATACCTTTTTTCGTTGTCCTATTAGGATTGAAGGTTTGGAACTTAGCCGCTAGCTGGAGAATTCATTATTTTGTTCAGACTTCCGTACATAGATGGGATATGGTGGTTCGATATTTAATTAATACAGTATGTACCTTTCTGTTATTCAAACAAGCAAATATCTTTATTTTGCTTATTCTTGTAGTAGTAATGGCGTTTTATTATCGTACCTTTTATGTCCGAACGAAAAAAATGGGTCTTAAATGGGATTTGTTAATTGAACAGGAAGAAAAAAGAATGGCCTCCTTCTATCGATTGGCGAACCTGTTTACAGATGTACCAAAGCTAAAGGATACAGTTAAAAGAAGAAAGTGGCTTGATTGGTTAATCAGCAGCATTCCTTTTTCACAAGAAAAAACCTATTTGTATTTGTATTCAAGGGCATTTTTACGTTCATCAGATTACTTGGGACTATTTATCCGGTTAACAGTCATTGGGGCCATAGCGATTTATTTCATTTCATTTGGTTTAGGGCAAATCCTTTTGGGTATTTTATTCTTATATTTAACAGGTTTCCAACTGCTGCCGTTATGGAATCATCATCAAAACAAGCTCTGGGTTGATTTATATCCTGTTCCAGAAAATAATAAAACGGAAGCGTTTCATTTTCTTTTGATGAGGGTATTATCAGCAGAAGCAGTTATTTTTTCCTTGTTTATTGCTCTTAAGGGTGAATTCCTAAACAGTTTGGTGGCCTTAATTGCAGGTTTGATATTTAGTTATGTTTTTGTTTACCTATACAGTAAGAATCGTATAAAGGCATAA
- a CDS encoding ABC transporter ATP-binding protein, producing MSLLSIENLVGGYTRNPVLKDISFNVKEKEMVGLIGLNGAGKSTTIKHIIGLMEPHKGTIKLNNQSFTENKEAYRRLFTFVPETPVLYEELTLEEHLKLTAMAYGLTEAEYKERVGPLLSEFRMEKRLNWFPAHFSKGMKQKVMIMCAFLVQPSLYIVDEPFVGLDPLGIQSLLDLMKKMKENGAGILMSTHILATAEKYCDRFVILHEGKVRAKGTLEELREQFSMPSASLDDLYIQLTKEENYV from the coding sequence ATGTCTTTATTATCAATTGAAAATCTTGTCGGAGGATATACACGAAATCCGGTGCTAAAGGATATATCTTTTAACGTTAAAGAAAAAGAAATGGTTGGATTGATTGGGTTAAATGGTGCGGGGAAAAGTACGACAATCAAGCATATTATCGGATTAATGGAGCCGCATAAAGGCACGATTAAACTAAACAATCAATCCTTTACGGAAAACAAAGAAGCGTACCGGCGTTTATTTACCTTTGTTCCTGAAACACCTGTTTTATATGAAGAGTTAACACTGGAAGAACATTTGAAATTAACTGCAATGGCTTATGGGTTGACGGAAGCGGAATATAAAGAAAGAGTGGGGCCATTATTATCTGAATTCCGGATGGAAAAACGATTAAACTGGTTTCCTGCGCATTTTTCCAAGGGAATGAAGCAAAAGGTAATGATTATGTGTGCTTTTTTGGTACAGCCCTCGCTTTATATTGTTGATGAACCATTTGTTGGTCTTGACCCGTTAGGTATCCAATCGTTGCTTGACTTAATGAAAAAAATGAAAGAGAACGGGGCAGGTATTTTAATGTCCACACATATACTTGCGACAGCTGAAAAATACTGTGACCGCTTTGTCATCCTTCATGAAGGAAAAGTCCGTGCGAAGGGGACACTTGAAGAGTTAAGAGAACAATTCTCAATGCCATCAGCGTCTCTAGATGACCTATATATTCAATTGACGAAGGAAGAAAACTATGTTTGA
- a CDS encoding HIT family protein, translating into MSDCIFCKIVNGEIPAAKVFENEHVLAFLDISQVTKGHTLVIPKIHKENIFELTPEIARNLFEVVPEIANALKQEFDPIGLNTINNNGEHAGQSVFHYHMHLIPRYGKGDGFGAVWKNNQSEYTPQLLQEMATGISKRLT; encoded by the coding sequence ATGAGCGATTGTATTTTTTGTAAAATTGTGAATGGAGAAATTCCAGCTGCAAAAGTGTTTGAAAATGAACATGTGTTGGCCTTTTTAGATATCAGTCAAGTAACCAAAGGTCATACCCTTGTCATCCCAAAAATACATAAAGAAAACATATTTGAATTAACTCCGGAAATTGCTAGGAATCTCTTTGAGGTTGTACCTGAAATTGCTAATGCTTTAAAACAGGAATTTGATCCAATTGGTTTAAATACAATCAATAATAACGGAGAACATGCAGGCCAATCTGTTTTTCATTACCATATGCATCTGATTCCTCGATATGGCAAAGGAGATGGATTTGGAGCCGTTTGGAAAAACAACCAAAGTGAGTACACACCGCAATTGTTGCAGGAAATGGCAACAGGAATTAGCAAAAGACTTACCTAA
- a CDS encoding tryptophan transporter — MNTKNIVILALLAGIGVVLHAIMPAFLTIKPDMMLAMMFLGIILIPEIKSVMLLSIVTGVLSALTTGFPGGQIPNIIDKPITALVFFGLFLALKKYQSSLISVGILTAVGTLISGSVFLSSAYFIVGLPGPFTALFVAGVLPAIALNTVIMVILYPIAQSIFKRTKKISSASVVQK; from the coding sequence ATGAATACGAAGAACATTGTTATTTTAGCGCTACTAGCAGGGATTGGGGTAGTCTTGCATGCAATCATGCCAGCCTTCCTAACCATCAAGCCAGATATGATGCTTGCCATGATGTTTTTAGGGATTATCCTTATTCCAGAAATTAAGAGTGTCATGCTGCTTTCAATTGTGACTGGTGTATTATCTGCATTAACTACTGGGTTTCCAGGTGGACAGATTCCTAATATCATTGATAAGCCTATCACTGCCTTAGTATTTTTCGGTTTATTCTTAGCCCTTAAAAAGTACCAGAGTTCCCTTATTAGTGTAGGGATTCTAACGGCAGTGGGGACATTGATTTCTGGATCCGTCTTTTTATCATCAGCATATTTCATTGTTGGTTTACCAGGACCTTTCACAGCCCTATTCGTTGCAGGTGTTTTACCAGCAATTGCACTTAACACTGTAATAATGGTTATTTTGTATCCAATTGCTCAGTCAATTTTTAAAAGAACAAAAAAAATATCATCAGCTTCCGTGGTGCAAAAATAA
- a CDS encoding HTH-type transcriptional regulator Hpr, whose translation MTEKQYSMKEAMLFSQRIAQLSKALWKSIEKDWQQWIKPFDLNINEHHILWIAYHLNGASISDVAKFGVMHVSTAFNFSKKLEERGLLKFSKKENDKRNTYIQLTAEGEDILLQLMESYNPDGNAVFSGALPLRELYGKFPDIIEMMAIVRNIYGDDFMEIFERSFHNIESEFVEENGKLLKSDKTQQELV comes from the coding sequence ATGACTGAGAAACAATATTCAATGAAGGAAGCGATGCTTTTTAGTCAAAGAATTGCGCAATTAAGTAAAGCCTTATGGAAATCAATTGAGAAAGACTGGCAGCAATGGATTAAGCCTTTTGACCTGAATATTAATGAACACCATATTTTGTGGATTGCCTACCATTTAAATGGTGCATCTATTTCGGATGTGGCTAAATTTGGGGTTATGCATGTCTCAACAGCATTTAACTTTTCGAAAAAGTTAGAGGAAAGAGGCTTATTGAAATTTTCTAAAAAAGAAAATGATAAGCGGAATACGTATATTCAGTTGACTGCAGAAGGTGAGGACATTCTGCTGCAACTTATGGAGTCGTATAATCCAGATGGTAATGCGGTATTTTCAGGTGCTTTACCTCTTCGTGAATTATATGGAAAGTTCCCAGACATCATTGAAATGATGGCAATTGTTCGAAATATTTATGGAGATGACTTTATGGAAATTTTCGAACGCTCTTTCCATAATATCGAAAGTGAATTTGTAGAAGAAAATGGAAAGCTTCTGAAATCAGATAAGACTCAACAAGAACTGGTTTAA
- a CDS encoding DUF1878 family protein yields the protein MKEFDALLERIKLLEYHQKLLLQLLTNPQLDFYKLIIEKGISEQEVHDFFQLCDGMSIKLEEQKAEGYVYFHPLFNEFAASIPANLSVKEVIKACLVQNLFEVLFQELRKYI from the coding sequence ATGAAAGAATTTGATGCACTTTTGGAAAGAATAAAGCTTTTAGAATATCACCAAAAACTGTTACTTCAATTGCTAACGAATCCGCAACTCGATTTTTACAAGCTCATTATTGAAAAAGGAATATCAGAGCAGGAAGTACATGACTTTTTCCAATTATGTGACGGAATGAGCATAAAATTAGAAGAGCAAAAAGCGGAAGGGTATGTATATTTTCATCCGCTTTTCAATGAATTTGCTGCCTCAATCCCGGCAAATCTGTCTGTAAAGGAAGTAATAAAGGCCTGTTTAGTACAGAATCTGTTTGAAGTACTTTTCCAAGAATTGAGAAAGTATATTTAG
- a CDS encoding YjcZ family sporulation protein, whose protein sequence is MSGGAYGGGFALVVVLFILLIIIGASWIY, encoded by the coding sequence ATGTCAGGAGGAGCATACGGGGGAGGATTTGCTTTAGTTGTAGTCCTTTTCATTCTATTGATCATTATTGGTGCATCTTGGATCTATTAA
- a CDS encoding YjcZ family sporulation protein, giving the protein MSAGYGAGFALIVVLFILLIIVGASWVY; this is encoded by the coding sequence ATGAGCGCAGGATACGGAGCTGGATTTGCTCTAATTGTAGTCCTTTTCATCCTATTGATTATTGTGGGAGCTTCATGGGTTTATTAA
- a CDS encoding peptidylprolyl isomerase: MKKWILALSIAGGVLALSACNQGGSETVAESKVGNVTQEELYNTMKDKYGNQALQQLVYEKVLSKKYKVTDKELNEKIDQLKADLGANFETTLAQYGYKSEADLKKTMKLGMMQEKAAMKDVKVTDKELKDYYDNYQPEIKARHILVADEKTANEVKKKLDGGAKFEDVAKEYSTDTASAQNGGDLGWFGTGKMDPDFEKAAYALKVNEISAPVKTQFGYHIIQLTDKKEKKSFEDMKKEIEYQVKSSKLTSDSINKAMQRELKAANVKVSDKDLKDALKPQTSAAPQQ, from the coding sequence ATGAAAAAATGGATTTTAGCCCTTTCAATAGCAGGCGGGGTACTTGCACTAAGTGCTTGTAATCAAGGCGGTTCGGAAACTGTGGCAGAGAGTAAGGTTGGAAATGTTACACAGGAAGAGCTGTATAACACAATGAAGGATAAATATGGTAATCAAGCCCTTCAGCAGCTTGTATATGAAAAAGTGCTTTCTAAAAAGTACAAAGTGACAGATAAAGAACTAAACGAAAAAATCGACCAGTTAAAGGCCGACCTTGGTGCAAATTTTGAAACTACCCTTGCACAATATGGCTATAAAAGTGAAGCTGATTTAAAGAAAACAATGAAGCTAGGGATGATGCAAGAAAAAGCGGCTATGAAAGATGTTAAGGTAACCGACAAAGAATTAAAGGATTACTACGACAACTACCAGCCTGAAATTAAAGCTCGCCATATTCTTGTTGCGGACGAAAAAACTGCTAATGAAGTAAAGAAAAAGCTTGATGGCGGTGCAAAATTTGAGGATGTTGCTAAAGAATATTCAACAGATACAGCTTCAGCACAAAATGGCGGTGATTTAGGCTGGTTCGGTACAGGAAAAATGGATCCTGACTTTGAAAAAGCTGCATATGCACTTAAGGTTAACGAAATCAGTGCACCAGTAAAAACTCAATTCGGTTATCATATCATCCAATTAACCGATAAAAAAGAGAAAAAATCATTTGAAGATATGAAAAAAGAAATTGAATACCAAGTAAAATCATCTAAATTAACAAGCGACTCCATCAATAAAGCAATGCAACGTGAACTAAAAGCTGCCAATGTAAAGGTTAGTGATAAAGATTTAAAAGACGCACTTAAACCACAAACATCTGCAGCTCCACAACAGTAA
- a CDS encoding sporulation YhaL family protein has protein sequence MTIPIWIYAVVVGIVVSALMAIKTGREERKMEQESIEQEGEIYIKRLEREKERREELNATGE, from the coding sequence TTGACTATACCTATTTGGATTTATGCAGTCGTGGTTGGGATTGTTGTTAGTGCATTAATGGCGATAAAAACTGGCCGAGAAGAACGGAAAATGGAGCAGGAAAGCATCGAACAAGAAGGTGAGATCTATATTAAGCGCTTGGAAAGAGAGAAGGAACGAAGAGAAGAACTGAACGCAACAGGTGAGTAA
- the yhaM gene encoding 3'-5' exoribonuclease YhaM: MGKGILNYDVGEQVELFLLIKSSTKGIASNGKPFLTLILQDQSGEIEAKLWDANDEDEKNYAAQNIVKIMGDVQNYRGKSQLKIRQIRKTGPADGVKLDDFLETAPLSQEEMVSKLTQYIFEMKNPNIQRITRHLIKKHQKSFLEYPAATKNHHEFVSGLAFHVVSMLDLAKAIASLYPSLDKDLLYAGVILHDMGKVMELSGPISTVYTIEGNLLGHITIMINEIGKAAEELGISGEEVLILQHLVLSHHGKAEWGSPKPPLIKEAEILHYIDNLDAKMNMLDRALERVKPGEYTERIFALDNRSFYKPVFHK; this comes from the coding sequence TTGGGAAAAGGAATTTTAAACTATGATGTTGGTGAACAGGTCGAGTTATTTCTATTGATAAAGAGTTCAACAAAAGGGATAGCAAGTAATGGTAAGCCATTTTTAACTTTAATACTTCAGGATCAAAGCGGTGAAATTGAAGCGAAGCTTTGGGACGCCAACGATGAAGATGAAAAGAACTATGCGGCACAGAATATCGTAAAAATCATGGGAGATGTACAAAATTATCGCGGGAAAAGTCAGCTGAAAATTAGGCAGATTCGTAAGACAGGCCCTGCAGATGGAGTGAAGTTAGACGATTTTCTTGAAACTGCACCATTGAGTCAGGAAGAAATGGTCAGCAAGCTGACACAGTATATCTTTGAAATGAAAAATCCTAACATTCAACGCATTACCCGGCATTTAATAAAGAAGCATCAAAAGTCATTTTTAGAGTATCCTGCAGCAACGAAAAACCATCATGAATTTGTTTCTGGTCTAGCTTTTCACGTGGTAAGCATGCTTGATTTGGCCAAAGCAATTGCATCACTGTATCCTAGCCTTGATAAGGACTTGCTATACGCTGGTGTAATTCTGCACGACATGGGCAAGGTTATGGAGCTGTCAGGACCTATATCAACTGTCTATACGATTGAAGGGAATTTATTAGGTCATATTACCATAATGATAAATGAAATTGGGAAGGCTGCCGAAGAATTAGGCATTTCGGGAGAAGAAGTACTTATTTTACAACATCTTGTTTTAAGTCATCATGGGAAAGCTGAATGGGGGAGTCCTAAACCACCATTAATCAAGGAAGCAGAAATTCTACATTATATTGATAACTTGGATGCGAAAATGAATATGTTGGATCGTGCTTTAGAAAGGGTAAAACCCGGGGAGTATACAGAGCGGATCTTTGCATTAGATAATCGATCCTTTTATAAGCCAGTATTTCATAAATAA